The Sorangiineae bacterium MSr11367 genome window below encodes:
- a CDS encoding sigma-70 family RNA polymerase sigma factor → MTGLSLLRTEIHEGSVWPLLRGVVRRRVPAADVDDVVQATLCDAMGAGRIPERRDDLRRWLVGIARHKATDHIRRICREAALEADDVSAPAPPTDVIILLKNAIADAAQQPAMRSTMELALREADGESYAELARSGAATEVALRQRVSRFRRSMAVRWLAAAAVVGLLAMHAAWSCRHRPRAILPDVDVATQIALRPVEGTWELVAWSGAESIHAVDVEVRAGTVRVLTPAAEYLFAASAIEPQGEASTLWHLWSPSSGNATILVEEHGDTATVTIRDGRWAGTGKLVRRSAAPGNPGDQR, encoded by the coding sequence ATGACTGGCCTATCCCTGCTGCGCACCGAGATTCACGAGGGTTCCGTTTGGCCGCTGCTCCGCGGCGTGGTGCGCCGGCGCGTTCCCGCCGCCGATGTCGACGATGTGGTGCAGGCCACGCTGTGCGACGCCATGGGCGCGGGCCGCATCCCGGAGCGGCGGGACGACTTGCGCCGTTGGCTGGTGGGCATCGCGCGCCACAAAGCCACGGACCACATTCGGCGCATCTGCCGCGAGGCCGCCTTGGAGGCGGACGATGTTTCGGCGCCCGCACCGCCCACCGACGTGATCATCCTGCTGAAGAACGCCATCGCCGATGCCGCGCAGCAGCCCGCCATGCGCAGCACCATGGAGCTTGCGCTGCGCGAGGCCGATGGCGAATCCTACGCCGAGCTGGCCCGTTCCGGCGCCGCGACGGAGGTGGCCCTTCGTCAGCGTGTGTCGCGTTTTCGGCGAAGCATGGCCGTGCGATGGCTCGCCGCCGCGGCCGTGGTCGGCTTGCTCGCCATGCATGCCGCGTGGTCCTGCCGACATCGGCCGCGTGCCATTCTGCCCGACGTCGACGTGGCCACCCAGATTGCGCTTCGTCCCGTGGAGGGCACGTGGGAGCTCGTGGCGTGGTCCGGCGCGGAGTCGATCCATGCCGTGGACGTCGAGGTTCGCGCAGGGACCGTGCGCGTGCTCACCCCCGCGGCGGAGTACCTGTTCGCCGCCTCGGCCATCGAGCCCCAAGGCGAGGCTTCCACCCTGTGGCATCTCTGGTCCCCCTCGAGCGGGAACGCTACGATCCTCGTGGAAGAGCACGGGGATACCGCCACGGTCACGATTCGGGATGGCCGATGGGCGGGGACCGGAAAACTCGTTCGCCGCAGCGCCGCGCCAGGTAATCCAGGTGATCAACGCTGA
- a CDS encoding Ig-like domain-containing protein has protein sequence MHKWLIGVGVLLALWLSAPSVGAQDAGGPVVDAGAPVATAVELTVTPNRPRYGEKVQVRARVTSAAGERVPTGTVRFAAKSPSGNTETAVALDAAGYASLEFVPTSTKVNELAASYTGDATHTPSSWSVPLYIDKASSSTALSSSSNPAKVGTLRVTATVAAASAAPRVPSGKVHFFVGNGEVAALALNANGQAVLDATKYKIGLYDFSVRYDGDENFIESAPRDALAQKIEQYATTVKVDISPTKAVFGDPVTYTITIQGADGGFPAVPHSVTLYDSFDGYNNWQKAVMLWVETPGKVTYTPKGSQRPAGGNHTLSVRFYGDDKYDYAEGSATLVVTQAPTKTTLTGTGSSLEATISSDTKGFTFAGSVDLCEGSVRVGGGRVDEFGSGRLTIEGLSTGTHDVVVVYNGNRDFASSRSEPLTIQYTAPPPKPDGGTGWPYDGGYNPPPSKPPSNPWPTYPPYDAGPLPDYDDYSYDDEYASPSCAASPRPVSQGAALLGAVGMALVFLRRRGGRRPQ, from the coding sequence ATGCACAAATGGCTTATTGGGGTGGGCGTACTGCTGGCACTTTGGCTTTCCGCGCCAAGTGTTGGCGCGCAGGACGCGGGAGGTCCCGTGGTCGATGCGGGCGCGCCCGTCGCCACGGCGGTGGAGCTCACGGTGACCCCGAACCGGCCGCGCTATGGAGAAAAAGTGCAAGTTCGCGCGCGGGTCACGTCGGCTGCGGGGGAACGCGTCCCGACGGGAACCGTGCGATTCGCGGCGAAGTCGCCTAGCGGAAATACCGAGACAGCCGTCGCGCTCGATGCTGCGGGATATGCGAGCCTGGAGTTCGTCCCCACGAGCACCAAGGTCAACGAGCTTGCCGCGAGCTACACGGGCGATGCGACGCACACTCCCTCCTCGTGGAGCGTGCCTTTGTACATCGACAAGGCGTCTTCTTCGACGGCGCTCTCGTCCTCGTCCAATCCGGCCAAGGTGGGCACGCTGCGGGTGACGGCCACCGTGGCGGCTGCATCGGCCGCGCCCCGTGTGCCGTCGGGCAAGGTGCACTTCTTCGTCGGGAACGGGGAGGTCGCGGCCCTTGCGTTGAACGCGAACGGACAGGCCGTGCTCGATGCCACGAAATACAAAATAGGTCTCTACGACTTCTCGGTCCGGTACGACGGTGACGAGAATTTCATCGAGAGTGCCCCGCGAGATGCCCTCGCACAGAAAATCGAGCAGTACGCGACCACGGTGAAAGTCGATATCTCTCCGACGAAGGCCGTTTTCGGCGACCCGGTTACCTACACCATCACGATTCAAGGAGCGGACGGTGGCTTCCCGGCCGTGCCACATTCCGTGACGCTCTACGATTCGTTCGACGGCTACAACAACTGGCAAAAAGCCGTGATGCTCTGGGTGGAGACACCCGGCAAGGTGACCTACACACCGAAGGGTTCTCAGCGCCCGGCGGGCGGTAACCATACGCTGAGCGTGCGTTTCTACGGTGACGACAAATACGACTACGCGGAGGGATCGGCGACGCTCGTGGTGACCCAAGCGCCGACCAAGACGACGCTCACGGGAACGGGCTCGTCGCTCGAAGCGACCATCTCGTCGGACACGAAGGGATTCACCTTCGCGGGCTCGGTGGACCTTTGCGAAGGCTCCGTACGGGTCGGAGGCGGTCGCGTGGACGAGTTCGGTTCCGGCCGCCTCACCATCGAGGGGCTCAGCACGGGGACCCACGACGTGGTGGTCGTGTACAACGGAAACCGCGATTTCGCATCGAGCCGTTCGGAGCCGCTGACCATCCAATACACGGCCCCGCCGCCCAAGCCGGACGGGGGAACCGGTTGGCCGTACGACGGAGGGTACAACCCGCCGCCTTCGAAGCCGCCCTCGAATCCTTGGCCGACGTATCCCCCGTACGACGCGGGACCGCTGCCCGACTACGACGACTACAGCTACGACGACGAGTACGCCTCGCCGAGCTGTGCGGCTTCGCCCCGGCCGGTGTCCCAAGGTGCTGCGCTGCTTGGCGCCGTCGGGATGGCCCTGGTCTTTCTCCGCCGTCGAGGTGGGCGACGCCCTCAGTGA
- a CDS encoding transglutaminase-like domain-containing protein — MASSEFLEPAYFVESDHPDIVAFATEACGDASTDAERARRLFRTVRDRFRYDPYTISPRREDYRASSILKQSRAYCVTKAVVLCAAARAVGIPSRLGFADVRNHLSSEKLRQAMQTDLFVFHGYTELWIDGQPLKVSPAFNAELCVRVGVEPLEFDGRHNALLHAFDGQGHTYMEYLHDRGCYVDLPFDEMIDAFVTTYGQVELHRPGTQPDDVFQR; from the coding sequence GTGGCTTCAAGCGAATTTCTCGAACCTGCGTATTTCGTCGAATCGGATCATCCCGACATCGTGGCATTTGCGACGGAGGCGTGCGGCGATGCGTCCACCGATGCGGAGCGCGCGCGGCGTCTCTTTCGCACGGTGCGGGACCGATTTCGGTACGATCCGTATACGATTTCGCCCAGGCGGGAGGATTACCGGGCCAGCTCGATTCTGAAGCAGTCGCGCGCCTATTGTGTGACGAAAGCCGTGGTGCTCTGCGCGGCGGCGCGCGCGGTGGGCATTCCGTCGCGACTCGGATTTGCAGACGTGCGCAATCACTTGTCGAGCGAGAAGCTGCGGCAGGCCATGCAGACGGACCTGTTCGTCTTTCATGGTTACACCGAGCTTTGGATCGATGGTCAGCCCCTGAAGGTGAGCCCCGCGTTCAACGCCGAGCTCTGTGTGCGGGTGGGGGTGGAGCCGCTCGAATTCGATGGACGGCACAACGCGCTGCTTCACGCCTTCGACGGACAGGGGCACACGTACATGGAGTACCTGCACGACCGCGGATGCTACGTCGATCTGCCGTTCGACGAGATGATCGACGCGTTCGTGACCACCTACGGCCAGGTGGAACTCCACCGCCCCGGCACGCAGCCCGACGACGTCTTTCAGCGTTGA
- a CDS encoding SCO family protein, which translates to MGNFGKRLLRWSLYGICALAPAAYVFASERPPRTTPRLPPPMRGGFGADYFGDIPLTTHEGKRVRLYEDLLRDKAVVVNFMYARCDGICPGTTKNLRKVQDALGEAVGRDVFFYSFTLKPDEDSPEALNAYAKANDVKPGWIFLTGTRADLERVRRKFGFIDPDPSVDAQKRAHIGVVLYGNVKHEQWAACPSLSNPEVMVEQIRWFMASPAN; encoded by the coding sequence ATGGGAAACTTCGGCAAGCGTCTCCTGCGCTGGAGCCTTTACGGCATCTGCGCCCTCGCTCCGGCGGCCTATGTGTTCGCCAGCGAGCGACCGCCGCGCACGACCCCACGCTTGCCACCTCCTATGCGCGGTGGCTTCGGGGCGGACTATTTTGGCGATATCCCGCTCACGACGCACGAGGGAAAACGGGTACGTCTTTACGAGGACCTGTTGCGCGACAAGGCGGTGGTCGTCAACTTCATGTATGCGCGCTGCGACGGTATCTGCCCCGGTACGACCAAGAATCTGCGCAAGGTCCAAGATGCCCTTGGCGAGGCCGTCGGACGTGACGTCTTTTTCTATTCGTTCACCCTGAAACCCGACGAGGATAGCCCCGAGGCGTTGAACGCCTACGCCAAAGCCAACGACGTCAAACCCGGCTGGATCTTCCTCACGGGCACCCGCGCCGACCTCGAGCGGGTCAGGCGCAAATTCGGATTCATCGACCCCGATCCCAGCGTCGACGCCCAAAAGCGCGCACACATCGGCGTGGTGCTCTACGGCAACGTGAAGCACGAGCAGTGGGCCGCCTGCCCCTCCCTGTCGAACCCCGAGGTCATGGTCGAGCAAATTCGCTGGTTCATGGCCTCCCCGGCCAATTAG
- a CDS encoding multicopper oxidase domain-containing protein, with amino-acid sequence MRLLKWRPSKLGTIARRNRQEIIAAGLTRRELIKMGLVSASGYLVSKGGLSAWASGGLSTLASPPTAPFTEELVVPQVAQPTLLTPAPAEVPIAGEVARGNHLFWNSLPPQKAYELVAQAIQHRFHAQLPLNTAWGWGGTVPGPTFHARYGEPITVRMRNGLPAIAQHTGFGRPEVATHLHNLHNASASDGFPADFYATGLFKDHHYLNTYAGFTLPEFAPLGDPREALGTLWYHDHRVDFTAQNTYRGLSGFYLLFDALDSGDERDPNPLALRLPSGEFDVPLQIVDRVFDQDGQLLFDLFNLDGIIGDKFIVNGKIQPCFRVARRKYRFRLLNSGPSRFYEFFLSNGASFTHIANDGNLFPAPVDVQSVRLAVAERVDVVIDFSNYALGDKIYLENRLEQVDGRGPTGNILPPGQGNMVLEFRVDRDAPDPSRVPATLRELPPADPSAAAVTRVWDFGRSQGAWTVNNAFFDANVIRARPRQDSAEIWVLRNTSGGWSHPIHIHFEEFQVITLDGAPPTTRNAGRKDVLELGRANGSEARIFLRFRDMKGRYVMHCHNTVHEDHAMMIRWDIV; translated from the coding sequence ATGCGTTTACTGAAGTGGCGCCCGAGCAAACTGGGCACGATCGCGCGCCGCAATCGGCAAGAGATCATCGCCGCAGGACTCACACGGCGCGAGTTGATCAAGATGGGCCTCGTCTCCGCCAGCGGCTACCTGGTGAGCAAAGGCGGATTGAGCGCGTGGGCGAGCGGGGGCCTGTCCACGTTGGCCTCACCGCCGACGGCGCCCTTCACCGAGGAGCTCGTGGTCCCCCAGGTCGCGCAGCCCACGCTCCTCACGCCGGCGCCGGCCGAGGTGCCGATTGCGGGCGAGGTGGCGCGGGGGAATCATCTCTTTTGGAATTCGCTGCCGCCCCAAAAGGCGTACGAGCTCGTTGCGCAGGCGATTCAACATCGCTTTCATGCGCAGCTTCCCCTCAATACGGCCTGGGGCTGGGGCGGAACGGTGCCCGGACCAACCTTCCACGCGCGCTATGGGGAGCCCATCACCGTGCGCATGCGCAATGGGCTTCCGGCCATCGCGCAGCACACGGGCTTTGGCCGCCCCGAGGTGGCAACGCACCTGCACAACCTGCACAATGCATCCGCGAGCGACGGTTTTCCCGCGGATTTTTACGCGACGGGGCTGTTCAAAGATCACCACTACCTCAATACGTATGCAGGCTTTACCCTGCCCGAATTCGCACCCCTGGGCGATCCGCGCGAGGCCCTGGGCACGCTTTGGTACCACGACCATCGTGTGGACTTCACCGCGCAGAATACCTATCGCGGTTTGTCGGGCTTCTATTTGCTTTTCGATGCGCTGGATTCAGGGGACGAGCGGGATCCGAACCCGCTGGCCTTGCGATTGCCCAGCGGTGAGTTCGACGTGCCTTTGCAGATCGTGGATCGTGTTTTCGACCAGGACGGGCAGCTGTTGTTCGATCTGTTCAATCTGGATGGCATCATCGGCGACAAGTTCATCGTCAATGGCAAGATTCAACCCTGCTTTCGCGTGGCGAGGCGGAAATACCGTTTTCGTCTTCTCAATTCCGGGCCGTCGCGTTTTTACGAGTTCTTCCTCAGCAACGGGGCGAGTTTTACGCACATTGCGAACGACGGGAATCTCTTCCCCGCGCCGGTGGACGTGCAGAGCGTGCGGCTTGCGGTCGCCGAGCGGGTGGACGTGGTCATCGACTTTTCCAACTACGCCTTAGGCGACAAGATTTACCTGGAGAACCGCCTCGAGCAGGTCGACGGGCGCGGCCCGACGGGCAACATTTTGCCACCGGGCCAGGGCAACATGGTGCTCGAATTCCGCGTCGACCGCGATGCACCGGATCCGAGCCGGGTGCCCGCCACCTTGCGCGAGCTGCCACCGGCCGATCCGAGCGCGGCCGCGGTGACCCGCGTGTGGGACTTCGGCCGCAGCCAAGGCGCATGGACGGTGAACAACGCGTTCTTCGACGCCAACGTGATCCGGGCGCGACCGCGGCAAGACAGTGCCGAAATCTGGGTACTGCGCAACACCTCGGGCGGCTGGTCGCACCCGATTCACATTCACTTCGAGGAGTTCCAGGTCATCACGCTCGACGGCGCCCCACCGACGACGCGCAACGCCGGCCGCAAAGACGTGCTCGAGCTCGGGCGGGCCAACGGCAGCGAGGCGCGCATCTTTCTTCGTTTCCGCGATATGAAAGGACGGTACGTGATGCACTGCCACAACACGGTGCACGAGGACCACGCCATGATGATCCGCTGGGACATCGTCTGA
- a CDS encoding LysR family transcriptional regulator yields the protein MSLSALQLDAFYAVVRAQSFGRAAKALHLTQPALSMRIKALEEELGQRLFLRSARGIGLTDAGTRLLRYAQARETLERELVSDLTAPPGEGLGGTLRIAGFSSVVRSLVVPALAPVARAHRRLRLEIASREMDELTGLLDRAGADFVLLDRALERVGLEHVRLGVERLVLVESTVHPTPQDIFLDHDASDTTTQRFLRRNGQSTSRLTRWYLDDIYGLLDGAAQGLGRAVVSRHLLRGKRRLREVPGLQSITSPVVLHYWRQPSYPRAHQAILDALLREVPRRLREQHGSRTKQSRG from the coding sequence ATGAGTCTCTCCGCCTTGCAGCTCGATGCCTTCTACGCCGTGGTGCGTGCCCAGAGCTTCGGGCGTGCGGCCAAGGCACTTCATCTGACCCAGCCCGCGCTCTCCATGCGCATCAAGGCGCTCGAGGAGGAGCTGGGCCAGCGCCTCTTCCTGCGCAGCGCACGCGGCATCGGGCTCACGGATGCGGGGACGCGGCTATTGCGTTACGCCCAGGCGCGCGAGACGCTCGAGAGAGAGTTGGTCTCGGATCTGACCGCCCCGCCCGGTGAAGGGCTGGGGGGCACGCTCCGCATCGCTGGCTTCTCGTCGGTGGTGCGCTCGCTGGTGGTCCCTGCCCTCGCCCCGGTTGCACGGGCCCACCGCCGCCTCCGCCTGGAAATCGCGTCGCGCGAAATGGACGAGCTCACGGGCCTGCTGGATCGGGCGGGTGCCGACTTCGTGCTGCTCGATCGCGCGCTCGAGCGCGTGGGGCTCGAGCATGTACGCCTCGGTGTGGAACGCTTGGTCCTCGTCGAAAGCACGGTGCACCCGACGCCGCAGGACATCTTTCTCGACCACGATGCGTCCGACACCACCACGCAGCGCTTTCTCCGGCGCAATGGGCAGAGCACCTCGCGACTGACCCGCTGGTACCTGGACGATATCTACGGCCTTCTCGACGGCGCCGCCCAGGGCCTCGGCCGCGCCGTCGTGTCGCGCCATCTCTTGCGAGGCAAACGCCGGCTGCGTGAAGTGCCCGGCCTGCAGAGCATCACCTCACCGGTGGTGCTGCACTACTGGCGGCAACCCAGCTACCCACGCGCGCACCAGGCCATCTTGGACGCCCTCTTGCGCGAAGTGCCCCGACGGTTGCGCGAGCAACATGGATCTCGGACGAAGCAGTCGAGAGGGTAA
- a CDS encoding choice-of-anchor D domain-containing protein — translation MLSACGAKGNGQGSVGTESSFLKPTGAFLVLAGPFNQVSFEAQPVGTRSATQSVALQNDGSVPLTLGGLSVTGSQAHDFVLGPSTCSGTTLAPGGRCSVDVAFEPAGAGVRAATLEVPNDAAGNTHEIPLIGRGSTGTAFTPMAGPIDPRHGFPAWYQDASGTRLEPCLESASLCPNALPDLLEPPSVTRAFVNFPEEAAYWSAEAEIRPTNRIRARLILALEGGFGGAGQVAIGEQIVFGRVRLRLEGVSPSVPYTFTHPFGTSTVSADASGKIDWTEDIGCGGSPCDFRQAVKSQVLQRFLRWDPAFAPQAPPGYLGDPSVAHRIVGSPAGHDFFRVEGAGVGGSGVFTIETNLFELAGKLLP, via the coding sequence ATGTTGAGCGCGTGCGGCGCAAAGGGCAATGGTCAGGGAAGCGTCGGCACCGAATCGTCGTTTCTAAAACCCACGGGCGCGTTTCTGGTGCTCGCCGGGCCCTTCAATCAAGTTTCCTTCGAGGCACAGCCCGTCGGCACACGCAGTGCGACGCAGTCCGTCGCCCTGCAAAACGACGGAAGTGTGCCGCTCACCCTCGGCGGACTGTCCGTCACCGGCAGCCAAGCGCACGACTTCGTCCTGGGCCCCAGCACCTGCTCCGGCACGACCCTCGCGCCGGGAGGCCGCTGCTCGGTCGACGTGGCCTTCGAGCCCGCAGGCGCCGGAGTACGCGCGGCGACGCTCGAAGTGCCCAACGATGCTGCGGGAAACACGCATGAAATACCCTTGATCGGACGCGGCAGCACGGGAACGGCGTTTACGCCCATGGCGGGCCCCATCGATCCACGCCACGGATTTCCCGCCTGGTACCAAGATGCCTCCGGCACCCGGCTCGAGCCATGCCTCGAGAGCGCGAGCCTTTGTCCGAATGCGCTGCCCGATTTGCTGGAGCCGCCATCGGTCACCCGTGCGTTCGTCAATTTTCCGGAGGAAGCGGCCTATTGGTCGGCGGAGGCGGAAATCCGGCCGACGAATCGCATTCGCGCGCGGCTGATCCTCGCCCTGGAGGGCGGATTCGGCGGCGCGGGCCAAGTGGCCATTGGCGAGCAAATCGTCTTTGGACGCGTTCGCCTGCGGCTCGAAGGGGTATCGCCGTCGGTGCCTTATACGTTCACGCATCCATTCGGGACGAGCACGGTATCCGCCGACGCCTCGGGCAAGATCGATTGGACGGAGGACATCGGGTGCGGTGGGAGCCCGTGCGATTTCCGGCAGGCGGTGAAGAGCCAGGTGCTGCAGCGTTTCTTGCGGTGGGACCCTGCGTTCGCCCCGCAGGCGCCGCCGGGCTACCTCGGCGATCCTTCCGTCGCACACCGCATCGTGGGCAGCCCCGCGGGGCACGATTTCTTCCGCGTCGAGGGCGCGGGGGTGGGCGGCAGCGGCGTCTTCACCATCGAGACGAACCTGTTCGAGCTGGCGGGCAAACTCCTTCCCTGA
- a CDS encoding cupin-like domain-containing protein — protein sequence MVRTLKDWPVIADQIERRPLMASAEEFAKEYGNLRTGRPVVLTGVPLPPSYTERLSDEGLRRTLGDVMLPVMVAAEGQFATGTGPWDPKKFRIVEMTLSEYFDRLQGKRPDPILAEGERCYIYQCPPNKLGTLLEDLPLSHLIPAEANVVNRYTWMGEGTITVAHYDTEENFLLQLRGKKRVLLFSPADHDNLYFNRNGTVHDRHTRVDFTKVDDEQFPNFRKARAYETVLEPGEMLYIPICWLHHIETPTFGISVNTWWMTPELLKIHYAFDTLCGEIDKGVRPEVQRMCLQVMQDRIFNPVNP from the coding sequence ATGGTAAGGACATTGAAGGATTGGCCGGTCATCGCTGACCAAATCGAGCGACGCCCCCTGATGGCCAGCGCGGAAGAATTCGCGAAAGAATATGGCAATCTGCGCACGGGCAGGCCCGTGGTGCTCACGGGGGTTCCCCTTCCGCCTTCGTACACCGAGCGCCTCTCGGACGAAGGTCTGCGACGCACGTTGGGCGATGTCATGCTGCCGGTGATGGTCGCGGCGGAGGGCCAGTTTGCGACCGGCACCGGACCGTGGGACCCGAAGAAGTTCCGCATCGTCGAGATGACGTTGTCGGAATACTTCGACCGGCTCCAAGGCAAGCGCCCAGACCCCATCCTCGCCGAGGGTGAGCGCTGCTACATTTACCAGTGCCCGCCCAACAAGCTCGGAACGCTCCTCGAGGATCTGCCACTCTCGCACCTCATTCCGGCCGAGGCGAACGTGGTCAATCGCTACACGTGGATGGGCGAAGGGACCATTACGGTCGCCCACTACGATACGGAAGAGAATTTTCTCCTCCAATTACGCGGCAAGAAGCGCGTTCTCCTCTTCTCGCCCGCCGACCACGACAACCTGTACTTCAATCGAAATGGCACGGTTCACGACCGGCATACCCGCGTCGACTTCACCAAGGTGGACGACGAACAGTTCCCGAACTTCCGCAAGGCACGCGCCTACGAGACGGTTCTGGAGCCGGGGGAGATGCTTTACATCCCCATTTGCTGGCTTCACCACATCGAGACGCCCACCTTCGGGATCTCCGTCAACACGTGGTGGATGACCCCGGAGCTGCTCAAGATTCACTACGCCTTCGATACCTTGTGCGGCGAAATCGACAAGGGCGTGCGCCCCGAGGTGCAGCGCATGTGCCTTCAAGTGATGCAGGACCGGATCTTCAATCCGGTCAATCCGTAA
- a CDS encoding erythromycin esterase family protein — translation MRWLGPACLVGWFSLAFLGACALQDGAPNDPLDAIVEGAMAVNFGEDSHGMTEIHRLVPVVFERLVERHGFRVFAFEAPWGLTDALADFMSSQRVELDAREQFFLHGAFVSEDVTRMLVWIRDFNRAHPQDPIVLAGYHPEQPVTDLHALARFLRDAAPDHAATLLAGIDVCRAGNDGFGTDLDFAEEVFALQRRGRVSYTAAERKACLEGLGRIEGALASSIPESTDLALARLHVLSVQTYVGLIRRIADSYLESPQAPVEMRIRWQGEAYSGTDEARFRIYEALQRIRFPGKKVFFWMHDWHAAKHASELGLIEDAADGGRFREGIPQGTVSFGERLAAASGGSLTTLVTIATLVPCGTTCTEPPSSLEPSFQRVFGARPTWIDLRVPHPDLPVTKPGSVFANGHGFGFGNVVLGRQYDAVLYLPTSEQLH, via the coding sequence ATGCGTTGGCTTGGACCGGCATGTTTGGTCGGGTGGTTCTCGTTGGCATTTCTCGGAGCGTGTGCGCTGCAGGACGGAGCGCCGAACGATCCCCTCGACGCCATCGTCGAGGGGGCGATGGCGGTGAACTTTGGAGAGGATTCACATGGCATGACCGAGATCCACCGGCTCGTTCCGGTGGTGTTCGAGCGGCTCGTCGAGCGTCACGGTTTCCGGGTGTTCGCGTTCGAGGCGCCATGGGGATTGACCGATGCCCTCGCGGATTTCATGAGCTCGCAGCGCGTGGAGCTCGATGCGCGCGAGCAATTCTTCCTCCATGGTGCCTTCGTCTCCGAGGACGTCACGCGAATGCTCGTGTGGATTCGCGATTTCAATCGCGCGCACCCGCAGGATCCCATCGTCCTGGCGGGCTACCACCCGGAGCAGCCGGTGACCGATTTGCACGCGCTCGCGCGGTTTCTTCGGGACGCGGCCCCGGACCACGCGGCCACGCTTCTCGCCGGCATCGATGTTTGCCGCGCGGGCAACGACGGATTCGGGACGGACCTCGACTTTGCCGAGGAGGTGTTCGCGCTCCAGCGCCGAGGGCGCGTTTCGTACACCGCCGCGGAGCGAAAGGCCTGCCTCGAGGGCCTGGGTCGGATCGAGGGGGCGCTCGCGTCGTCGATTCCCGAGTCAACCGACCTGGCGCTGGCGCGGCTGCATGTTCTCAGCGTGCAAACCTACGTGGGACTCATCCGGCGCATCGCCGATTCGTACCTCGAGAGTCCGCAGGCACCCGTGGAGATGCGAATTCGGTGGCAGGGAGAGGCGTATTCCGGAACGGACGAGGCGCGCTTCCGCATCTACGAGGCGCTGCAACGGATTCGGTTCCCCGGGAAGAAGGTATTCTTCTGGATGCACGACTGGCATGCCGCGAAGCATGCCTCCGAGCTGGGGCTGATCGAGGACGCGGCCGACGGCGGGCGCTTCCGCGAAGGCATTCCCCAAGGGACGGTGTCCTTCGGTGAGCGGCTCGCCGCGGCCTCCGGCGGCTCACTCACCACGCTCGTCACGATTGCGACCTTGGTGCCATGCGGGACCACGTGCACCGAACCGCCGTCGTCGCTCGAGCCGTCCTTCCAACGCGTCTTTGGCGCCCGTCCCACGTGGATCGATCTGCGCGTGCCCCACCCGGACCTTCCGGTGACGAAACCCGGATCCGTGTTCGCCAATGGGCATGGATTCGGCTTTGGCAACGTGGTGCTCGGGCGCCAATACGACGCGGTGCTGTACCTGCCAACGTCAGAGCAGCTTCACTGA